The genomic region CGCGATGGAGGGGGCGCTGCTCGGCTGCCACGCCATCGCGGTCTCGCTCGCCTCCCCGCCGCCTCACGAGTTCTCCGACGCGGCCCGGTTCGCGGTGGCGCTCGCCCGGCGGGTGGTGGCGGCGCGGCCGCCGGCGCCGGTGCTCCTCAACGTCAACGTGCCGCCCGGGCCGGTGAAGGGCTTCCGCTTCGCGCGCCTCGGCCGCCGGAACTACGGCAACGCCGTGGTGGAGAGCGTCGATCCGCGCAACCGCAAGTACTACTGGATCGGCGGCGAGGCGGCGCCGCACGAGGACCTCCCCGGCTCGGACTGCAACGCGGTGCTCGACGAGGGGCTCGTCTCGGTCACGCCCATCCACCTCGACGTGACGCACGACGCGCTCCTGTCCGAGCTGCGCAGCTGGACGCTCGAGGGGTTCCGCAAGGAGCCGGCCCGGTGAGCCGCCGCGCGCTCGCCTGCGCCTTCCTCCTCCTCGCCGCCGGCTGCGGGCTGCACCGCGGCGAGGCGATCGCCCCCTCGCTCCACCCCGAGCCCGACCTCGCCGGCGTGCTGCACGAGGTGAAGCGGGGCGAGACGCTCTACCGGATCGCGCGCGCCTACGGCCT from Anaeromyxobacter paludicola harbors:
- the surE gene encoding 5'/3'-nucleotidase SurE, with translation MRVLLSNDDGVQAAGLDALATAFEGDEVWVVAPDREQSAQSHAISLHRPLRISEVGPRRYAVDGTPTDAVYLAMNHILQGLRPDVVVSGVNHGPNLGNDVLYSGTVAAAMEGALLGCHAIAVSLASPPPHEFSDAARFAVALARRVVAARPPAPVLLNVNVPPGPVKGFRFARLGRRNYGNAVVESVDPRNRKYYWIGGEAAPHEDLPGSDCNAVLDEGLVSVTPIHLDVTHDALLSELRSWTLEGFRKEPAR